Below is a genomic region from Candidatus Woesearchaeota archaeon.
AACATCAATAAACTCTTTTTTTACAGGAAGCGCATCAACGATGTTTTTTGAGTCAATTGCAGGAAACAAAAAAGCGACATCCGTCTTTTGTTCGGCATCATTTTTCCAGCGCTGAGGAATCGCGTCTGCAATGTTTTTTATTTCATGTTTAGTTTTAACGAGTGCTTGCACTGCAAAACCAAATTCTTTCTTTAATTTTTTTGGTATGTCGTTTTGCAACGTTTCTCGTTTCACGTCTGATTCAAACATGACATTTCCAGAATGAACATAGGTCGTAACATTTCTATACCTCAAGGATTCAAAAAGAGACTTCAACCGTTTCATCTCAACCTTCCTTGACCCCCCAACATTGACACCCCTGAGCAAGGCAACAAATTTCATGAAACCCCTACCGACTTGAAGTTTATAAACCAATCGTTTACCTGCACGGACCTGTTCATGCATCGCAAGCGTTCAGCACGCCTAACCACGCGCACCACGAGCCTTTAAAAGCAACAAAAACGAACAGCACCAAAAAGAAACGGCCCGCATAACCTCCCACGAGCAGGACCTTGCAGCCAAAAACCTTTTCCAACCCCAAACACTACGTTTAAGAACAACCCCATGTTTTCACATGATGCCGTGCCAAGAACACTCCCCATCAAAACCATAACAGCCGACCCGGCGACGAACATCGCCATTCACACCATAGAGCAAGGCAAGCAAGCCCTCATCTTCGTCAACACACGCCGATCCGCAGAGGCACTTGCAGAACGAATAGCAAGAGCAACGGCGACGAGCAACACTGCCCTGCACCACCTAAGCGAAACCATTCTTTCTGCGCTCAGCACGCCAACGAAGCAGTGCAAAAGACTTGCAGCGTGCGTCAAGAAAGGCGTTGCCTTTCACCATGCAGGCCTCGCAGCGAAGCAGCGAGAAACAATAGAAACCGCGTTTCGAGAAGGCAAGCTCGCCATCGTCTGCGCAACACCGACCCTCGCAGCAGGTATTGACATGCCTGCGTACCGCGCAATCATTCGCGACCTCAAACGCTTCTCAGGAGGGTGGGGCATGACGCCCATCTCCGTCCTCGAATACCACCAAATGGCAGGCAGGGCAGGCAGGCCCGGCATGGAAGAGAGCGGCGAGGCAATCACCATCGCCGCGACTCCCTCGCAAAAGGAAGACATCATTGAAACCTTTCTCAAAGGAGAGCCAGAAGAAATCACCAGCAAACTCGCTGCGGAACCCGCCCTGCGCGTCGCGACGCTCTCACTCATCGCGACGGAATACTGCACGACGACCCAAGCCCTCTTTGACTTTTTTAGCAAAACATTCTACGCGCACCAGTATGGCGACATGCGAAAAATACACAGTATCATCACGCGCATGCTCAAACACCTCGACGCGTGGGGCTTCATCATCACCCCGCAAGGCCACAACGACTTCGTTTCCGCCAAAGACATCCACGCCGGCAAGCTGCGCGCAACCCCTCTCGGCAGGCGCGTCGCAGAACTCTACCTCGACCCCTACACTGCTCACTTCATCATCACCGGCCTTCGCAGAGCCACTCAGAAGAGGCAAAGCAGTTTTGCCTATCTTCACCTCCTCGCCTCAACACTCGAAATGCGCCCATTGCTGCGAGTCAAAACTCGAGAACTCGATGAGATACAAGAAAAAACAGCACCGCACCTGGATGAACTCTACGTCCTAGAACCAAGTATGTACGAAGAAGAATACGAAGACTTCCTTGCCTCCCTCAAGACCGCGCTCTTCCTGAACGACTGGTGCAATGAAGTTACTGAAGACGTCCTCCTCGACCGTTACGATATCAGACCTGGCGAGATCCACGCGAAGCTTGAACGGGCAGATTGGCTCTGCTACGCCGCGGAAGAGCTTTGCAGACTTCTTGTATTCAAAAAAGAAAAAGCCGCCCTGGCAAAACTGCGCCTCCGCCTCAAGCACGGCGCTAAAGAAGAACTCTTCCCCCTCCTCAAATTCAAGCATATCGGTCGAGTGCGTGCCCGCAAACTCTTTCAAAACGGGGTGCGCGACGTAACTGGCGTGAAGAAAGCAGACTACACCGCCCTTGCTCAACTTCTCGGGCCGGGCGTTGCAAAAGACCTCAAAAAACAAGTAGGTCAAACTGTCGACACGAAAGCAATTGGGCCAAGAAAACGCAAAGGCCAAACCGGCCTGAAAACATACCAAAACAAGAAAAAAACCGAGAAAAAAAGCAAATAAAACCTGTCACCCCGCTCTCTT
It encodes:
- a CDS encoding DUF1697 domain-containing protein; the protein is MKFVALLRGVNVGGSRKVEMKRLKSLFESLRYRNVTTYVHSGNVMFESDVKRETLQNDIPKKLKKEFGFAVQALVKTKHEIKNIADAIPQRWKNDAEQKTDVAFLFPAIDSKNIVDALPVKKEFIDVRYVKGALIWNVRRTEYNKSRLNKIIGLKQYQYMTVRNVTTVRFLAGEKKTKT